The stretch of DNA GGAAGAAGAATTCCTGAAATGGACGGGAGGAAACCGCATTGCGTAGTTTTGGAAATCTGGTGCTTAATGAATGGTTGAAGCTGAGTAAGAAACGGACGTTTATCGTGGCTTATTTGATCATGGCCGCTTTTGTGGCGGGATTTGCTTATATATTGTCCGCTTTTAGTAGCGAGCCGATGACGGCTGCCGAATTTGCTGACGGCATCATGGTTAAGAACGGCCTGGGCCAAATCATGCTCTATATCGTTATTATCGGTACTGCAGGGATTATGGCGAGAGAGCACAGTATGGGGACGGTCAAGTTCCTGCTAATCAGAGCTCAGAGCCGTACAAAAATTTTGGCTTCAAAGTATGTAACGATGCTCATCTATCTGCTGAGCGTGATGGTGTTCACTTGCGTTTTGGCTTCCGGTCTGGGCTTGCTGATATTCAGTAATGGGGCAGGAGAGTCAAGCTGGACAGATGTTTTTGCATCTATAGGATATACGGCTATATATTTAGT from Paenibacillus sp. CAA11 encodes:
- a CDS encoding ABC transporter permease encodes the protein MRSFGNLVLNEWLKLSKKRTFIVAYLIMAAFVAGFAYILSAFSSEPMTAAEFADGIMVKNGLGQIMLYIVIIGTAGIMAREHSMGTVKFLLIRAQSRTKILASKYVTMLIYLLSVMVFTCVLASGLGLLIFSNGAGESSWTDVFASIGYTAIYLVIYSTLTFMFGVLTKSAGATIGIGLFAVMLESLAGMLLGKYEFIKYLVFVNTDFTMYQGGKSPVEGMTPLFSAIVLSIYFVLFLLVSFVTFKRRDIA